From the Paraflavitalea soli genome, the window TAGAAATGAACGCAGACAAATTCTTTTGCCCTGTAGGGGCAACCTAAAACGAGAAACGCGAAACACGAAACCATAAAGCATGCACCGCAACATTTTATCCGTACTCTTTCTTTTCTCCGCCGGCATGGCTGTCGCTCAAAAGCACAGCAAAACATCCGTGTACCCCAGCTACAAAGGATTGGTGATGGCCGGCTACCAGGGTTGGTTCAATGCCCCCGGCGATAGCGCCGGCAGGGGCTGGAACCATTACGTAGCCAAAGGCAAACTCGAAGATGGCAACTGTAAGTTTGATATGTGGCCCGATACCAGGGAATATAAAATAACCTATGATGCCCCCTTTAAATTATCCGATAGCAGCGCAGCTAAATTGTTCAGCTCATATGACGCTTCAACCGTTGACCTCCATTTCAAATGGATGAAACAGTATGGCCTCGATGGCGTGTTTGTACAACGTTTTGTGAGCAACCTCAAAAGCACCCGCAGCCTGCACCACAACAATACCGTGCTGGCCAATGCCCTTAGGTCGGCCGATAAATACGGCAGGGCCATTGGCGTCATGTACGATCTCTCTGGTATGCGGGCAGGCGATAGCAAGCTCATCATCAACGATTGGAAAGCCCTGGTAGATAGTATGAAGATGACAAGAGGAGGGAAGAAGCAACCTTATATTTACCACAATGGCAAGCCCCTCGTCACTTTATGGGGAGTAGGTTTCTCCGGCCGCGACAGGCAGTATACACTGGAAGACATTAAACCCGTGATAGATTTCCTGAAAAACGATCCCGACTATGGTGGTTGTGCTGTGATGTTGGGCGTACCCACCCGCTGGCGCGAATTGCAGGGCGATG encodes:
- a CDS encoding glycoside hydrolase family 71/99-like protein, giving the protein MHRNILSVLFLFSAGMAVAQKHSKTSVYPSYKGLVMAGYQGWFNAPGDSAGRGWNHYVAKGKLEDGNCKFDMWPDTREYKITYDAPFKLSDSSAAKLFSSYDASTVDLHFKWMKQYGLDGVFVQRFVSNLKSTRSLHHNNTVLANALRSADKYGRAIGVMYDLSGMRAGDSKLIINDWKALVDSMKMTRGGKKQPYIYHNGKPLVTLWGVGFSGRDRQYTLEDIKPVIDFLKNDPDYGGCAVMLGVPTRWRELQGDAVSDTAFLQLLKQIDIIQPWFVGRFTEKNIDQMQTRVREDMAWCAANKVDYVPVIYPGFTWHNMYPNNPQNQIPRNRGQFFWKQVTAALQEKVPMLYIAMFDEIDEGTAIFKISKDPPAGKSTFVSFEEDIPEDYYLFLAGQARRMLKKELPLQTTPPKKL